A genomic stretch from Phocoena phocoena chromosome 9, mPhoPho1.1, whole genome shotgun sequence includes:
- the SMARCD3 gene encoding SWI/SNF-related matrix-associated actin-dependent regulator of chromatin subfamily D member 3 isoform X2 — protein MPSGARMPHQGAPMGPPGSPYMGSPAVRPGLAPAGMEPARKRAAPPPGQSQAQSQGQPVPTAPARSRSAKRRKMADKILPQRIRELVPESQAYMDLLAFERKLDQTIMRKRVDIQEALKRPMKQKRKLRLYISNTFNPAKPDAEDSDGSIASWELRVEGKLLDDVRPGPGLSSKQKRKFSSFFKSLVIELDKDLYGPDNHLVEWHRTPTTQETDGFQVKRPGDLSVHCTLLLMLDYQPPQFKLDPRLARLLGLHTQSRSAIVQALWQYVKTNRLQDSHDKEYINGDKYFQQIFDCPRLKFSEIPQRLTALLLPPDPIVINHVISVDPSDQKKTACYDIDVEVEEPLKGQMSSFLLSTANQQEISALDSKIHETIESINQLKIQRDFMLSFSRDPKGYIQDLLRSQSRDLKVMTDVAGNPEEERRAEFYHQPWSQEAVSRYFYCKIQQRRQELEQSLVVRNT, from the exons ATGCCGTCTGGAGCCCGGATGCCCCACCAGGGGGCGCCCATGGGCCCCCCGGGCTCCCCGTACATGGGCAGCCCCGCCGTGCGACCCGGCCTGGCCCCCGCGGGCATGGAGCCCGCCCGCAAGCGAGCAGCGCCCCCGCCCGGCCAGAGCCAGGCTCAGAGCCAGGGCCAGCCGGTGCCCACCGCCCCCGCGCGGAGCCGCAG tgCCAAGAGGAGGAAGATGGCTGACAAAATCCTCCCTCAAAGG ATCCGGGAGCTGGTCCCAGAGTCCCAGGCTTACATGGACCTCCTGGCCTTTGAGAGGAAACTGGATCAAACCATCATGCGGAAGCGGGTGGACATCCAGGAGGCTCTGAAGAGGCCAATGAAG CAAAAGCGGAAGCTGCGTCTTTATATCTCCAACACTTTTAACCCTGCGAAGCCCGATGCTGAGGACTCTGATGGCAGCATCGCCTCCTGGGAGCTGCGGGTGGAGGGGAAGCTCCTGGATGACGTACGTCCTGGCCCAGGTCTCTCCAG CAAGCAGAAGCGgaagttttcttccttcttcaagaGTTTGGTCATTGAGCTGGACAAAGACCTTTACGGCCCTGACAACCACCTAGTGGAG TGGCACCGGACGCCCACCACGCAGGAGACGGATGGGTTCCAGGTAAAGAGGCCGGGGGACCTGAGCGTCCACTGCACGCTGCTCCTGATGCTGGACTACCAG cctccccagTTCAAACTGGATCCCCGCCTGGCCCGCCTGCTGGGGTTGCACACACAGAGCCGCTCAGCCATCGTCCAGGCCCTGTGGCAGTACGTGAAGACCAACAGGCTGCAGGACTCGCACGACAAGGAATACATCAACGGGGACAAGTATTTCCAGCAG ATTTTTGATTGTCCCCGGCTGAAGTTTTCTGAGATTCCCCAGCGCCTCACAGCTCTGCTATTGCCCCCTGACCCAATTGTCATCAACCACGTCATCAG cgtGGACCCATCAGACCAGAAGAAGACGGCATGCTATGACATTGATGTGGAGGTAGAGGAGCCACTGAAGGGACAGATGAGCAGCTTCCTCCTGTCCACGGCCAACCAGCAGGAGATCAGCGCCCTGGACAGTAAG ATCCATGAGACGATTGAGTCCATAAACCAGCTCAAGATCCAGAGAGACTTCATGCTAAGCTTCTCCAGAGACCCCAAAGGCTACATCCAAGACCTCCTCCGCTCCCAGAGCCGGGACCTCAAG GTGATGACAGATGTGGCAGGCAACCCTGAGGAGGAGCGCCGGGCTGAGTTCTACCACCAGCCCTGGTCCCAGGAAGCCGTCAGCCGCTACTTCTACTGCAAG ATCCAGCAGCGCAGGCAGGAGCTGGAGCAGTCCCTGGTTGTGCGCAACACCTAG
- the SMARCD3 gene encoding SWI/SNF-related matrix-associated actin-dependent regulator of chromatin subfamily D member 3 isoform X1, with the protein MAADEVAGGARKATKSKLFEFLVHGVRPGMPSGARMPHQGAPMGPPGSPYMGSPAVRPGLAPAGMEPARKRAAPPPGQSQAQSQGQPVPTAPARSRSAKRRKMADKILPQRIRELVPESQAYMDLLAFERKLDQTIMRKRVDIQEALKRPMKQKRKLRLYISNTFNPAKPDAEDSDGSIASWELRVEGKLLDDPSKQKRKFSSFFKSLVIELDKDLYGPDNHLVEWHRTPTTQETDGFQVKRPGDLSVHCTLLLMLDYQPPQFKLDPRLARLLGLHTQSRSAIVQALWQYVKTNRLQDSHDKEYINGDKYFQQIFDCPRLKFSEIPQRLTALLLPPDPIVINHVISVDPSDQKKTACYDIDVEVEEPLKGQMSSFLLSTANQQEISALDSKIHETIESINQLKIQRDFMLSFSRDPKGYIQDLLRSQSRDLKVMTDVAGNPEEERRAEFYHQPWSQEAVSRYFYCKIQQRRQELEQSLVVRNT; encoded by the exons ATGGCCGCGGACGAAGTTGCCGGAGGGGCGCGCAAAGCCACGAAAAGCAAACTTTTTGAGTTTCTGGTCCATGGGGTG CGCCCCGGGATGCCGTCTGGAGCCCGGATGCCCCACCAGGGGGCGCCCATGGGCCCCCCGGGCTCCCCGTACATGGGCAGCCCCGCCGTGCGACCCGGCCTGGCCCCCGCGGGCATGGAGCCCGCCCGCAAGCGAGCAGCGCCCCCGCCCGGCCAGAGCCAGGCTCAGAGCCAGGGCCAGCCGGTGCCCACCGCCCCCGCGCGGAGCCGCAG tgCCAAGAGGAGGAAGATGGCTGACAAAATCCTCCCTCAAAGG ATCCGGGAGCTGGTCCCAGAGTCCCAGGCTTACATGGACCTCCTGGCCTTTGAGAGGAAACTGGATCAAACCATCATGCGGAAGCGGGTGGACATCCAGGAGGCTCTGAAGAGGCCAATGAAG CAAAAGCGGAAGCTGCGTCTTTATATCTCCAACACTTTTAACCCTGCGAAGCCCGATGCTGAGGACTCTGATGGCAGCATCGCCTCCTGGGAGCTGCGGGTGGAGGGGAAGCTCCTGGATGAC CCGAGCAAGCAGAAGCGgaagttttcttccttcttcaagaGTTTGGTCATTGAGCTGGACAAAGACCTTTACGGCCCTGACAACCACCTAGTGGAG TGGCACCGGACGCCCACCACGCAGGAGACGGATGGGTTCCAGGTAAAGAGGCCGGGGGACCTGAGCGTCCACTGCACGCTGCTCCTGATGCTGGACTACCAG cctccccagTTCAAACTGGATCCCCGCCTGGCCCGCCTGCTGGGGTTGCACACACAGAGCCGCTCAGCCATCGTCCAGGCCCTGTGGCAGTACGTGAAGACCAACAGGCTGCAGGACTCGCACGACAAGGAATACATCAACGGGGACAAGTATTTCCAGCAG ATTTTTGATTGTCCCCGGCTGAAGTTTTCTGAGATTCCCCAGCGCCTCACAGCTCTGCTATTGCCCCCTGACCCAATTGTCATCAACCACGTCATCAG cgtGGACCCATCAGACCAGAAGAAGACGGCATGCTATGACATTGATGTGGAGGTAGAGGAGCCACTGAAGGGACAGATGAGCAGCTTCCTCCTGTCCACGGCCAACCAGCAGGAGATCAGCGCCCTGGACAGTAAG ATCCATGAGACGATTGAGTCCATAAACCAGCTCAAGATCCAGAGAGACTTCATGCTAAGCTTCTCCAGAGACCCCAAAGGCTACATCCAAGACCTCCTCCGCTCCCAGAGCCGGGACCTCAAG GTGATGACAGATGTGGCAGGCAACCCTGAGGAGGAGCGCCGGGCTGAGTTCTACCACCAGCCCTGGTCCCAGGAAGCCGTCAGCCGCTACTTCTACTGCAAG ATCCAGCAGCGCAGGCAGGAGCTGGAGCAGTCCCTGGTTGTGCGCAACACCTAG